In Tenuifilum sp. 4138str, a single window of DNA contains:
- a CDS encoding pyridoxamine 5'-phosphate oxidase family protein, with amino-acid sequence MKSRIITQRAEIEQVINSVDVCHIGMVDLEGNPYVLPFNFGYDQGILYFHSGPEGRKIDIWKHNPSVCVAFSSDYHLRYQHEDVACSWSMKYRSVLIYGKVEEITSLDEKRKCMNIIMKKYSGRDNFEYSMPAIMNVKVFRVTPEKVEGKAYGY; translated from the coding sequence GAAATTGAACAGGTTATCAATTCGGTTGATGTTTGCCACATTGGTATGGTCGATTTGGAGGGAAACCCTTATGTTTTACCCTTTAACTTTGGATATGATCAAGGTATTCTTTACTTTCATTCAGGTCCTGAAGGTAGAAAGATAGATATTTGGAAACATAACCCAAGCGTATGTGTAGCTTTTAGTTCCGACTACCATTTACGCTACCAGCATGAGGATGTTGCTTGCTCATGGTCAATGAAGTACCGTAGCGTTCTTATTTACGGTAAGGTTGAGGAAATAACTAGTTTAGATGAAAAGAGGAAATGTATGAATATTATCATGAAAAAATATTCTGGTCGCGATAATTTTGAGTATAGTATGCCAGCCATTATGAATGTAAAAGTATTCAGAGTGACTCCTGAAAAGGTTGAAGGAAAGGCTTACGGATACTAG